The sequence below is a genomic window from Pongo abelii isolate AG06213 chromosome 15, NHGRI_mPonAbe1-v2.0_pri, whole genome shotgun sequence.
aaaataagtcTTGATGTTGGATGGAACAAATCTTTCCCTGTTGTTGTTCTTATTCAAGAGTGTCTTTGCTATTTGTGGCCTTCTATTTCTATACGTATTTTAGAACCAGCTTGTCAAAGCCACCCAAAAATCCCAATTCATGAACTTAGCTGTTTCTGAAGCTGAGCTGCACTCCCTGCAACGACCTACTTTTACGGCATGGCCTTTCATGGCCCTAACCCAAAGGAAATGGAGTTCACCAGGCTCCCCCTTACTTGATGGGTCCTGAACACTAATCCATTTCCTGTTACTTTAGTTCAAAGAGGCACTTTTCATGACCTTGTCACTGAGCTTCCCCACTCAGAATCCAGCATGTACCCTCAGGGGACAAAAGAGCCCCAAAATAGACTCTTGTCCTTGGATCTCTACAGCTCTCACATGGATCACAGCTAGGTAATTCTTCATGATCCTTCTATCTCTCCAGTATCTTCCAGCAGATGTTTATATTTCACCCATATTTTCTAATTGTCCCTGATGAGAGATAATTACCTAGTCTGCTATTACTGAAAACAGAAATCCATATTGCCTATTTACCTGTATCAATCTGAATATACCttagtgaaaaaaatagaaacaaaaatagttCTGCCctctgccgggcatggtggctcatgcctgtaagggaggctgaggcgggagggccgaggctggcagatcacaaggtcaggagttcgagaccaacctggccagtgtggtgaaaccccatctctactaaaaatacaaaaattagccgggcatggtggcacatgccagtaatcccagctactcaggaggctgaggcaggagaatcgcttgaacccagaaggtggaggttgcagtgagccgagatcacaccactgcactccagtctaggtgacagagcgagactccatctcaaaaaaaaaattctgctctctctctgtcattgATTAATAATATTAGTTTATCTACTTTGTCTATCCCCCCTTTGGCTTATCCTGTCCTTTGGATCATAATGAAGACTTCAAAAAGGTTAAATTTTTAGACAGAAATGAAACTAgcacaaaaataatgaaagacaGTAGTGGAtttaaagaataacaaaattagggaggggggagggataacattgggagatatacctaatgctagatgacgagttggtgggtgcagtgcaccagcatggcacatgtatacatatgtaacttactgcacattgggcacatgtaccataaaacctaaagtataataataataataataataataataattacaataaaagaaaaaaaataaagaaagaataacaaaattaatCTCTAAGGAGACTTATaacctttattttataaaaaattcacTGAGAGAAAAAGGTCTAGAAAATGACAGTTCCTGATGAGCAGAAACAGAATACAGACTTATAGAAAGGTCTTATTTAGGATATAAACATAGTGAAGTATCATGCcaagcttgtgtgtgtgtatatctatgtacacatacatttacatattttaaagactATTTTTATTAACTATTTCTGAATAGTTAATTTATCCACattattcaaaattcaaaaagcaTATAAGTATACAGTGAAAAATTTCCTCCCATGTCAGTCTCTACCTCCAAGAGCAATCAATGTTATTTGGTTTTGTGTAGTCTTCCAAAGATGTTTTATGcatataaaaaaaaagtatgtgtgtctgtgtgtgtgtgtgtgtgtgtatatatatataccttttcaCTTTTTTACACAAAAAATGGGCATgctcaggcgtggtggtgtgtgcctgtaatcccagctactcaggaggctgatgcaggagaatcgcttgaatctgggaggcggaggttgcagtgagccaagatcacaccattgcactccagcctgggcaacagagcgagactccgtctcaaaaaaaaaaaaaagggggggggggccATGCTGAACATACTACTGTGTACTTTGTTCTTTCCACTGATATCTCAAAGACCTTTCCATAACTGCACATGAAAagcttcctcattcttttctacAGCTGATTAATATTTCACTGGGTGAATATTCCATAATGTATTACCATTACAAACAATGCCATAATAACCTTGTATCTATGTCATTAAACAGgagaataaataaatctataactCCTGGAAAGAATGAGTCAAAGGGGCATATATTGTAATTTTGATGGATATTGACAAGTTGCCCTCCATAGAATCTGTACCAATTTACAATCTCATCAGCAATGCATGAGAGTGTCTGCTTCTGCACACCGACCAATAAAGTGAGTTAGCAAACTACCAAGTGTAGTTAGGATTTCCAATTACCTTATTAAGAGTTAGGTGGAGCATTTTTCACATGGTAAGCACCACTTCTCATAGCATTTTAACAAGTTAATGTATACTAGAAAAaatatgcttttgattttttttctttccatcccatAAGGAGTTGagcttttgatttttaattttcaaggaatgccctaaattatttttaattttaaagaatgcCCTAAATTACATAAGAACTACTGGTAAAACAACTTATAATTGGATTCAGAGAGGCAGGaagtaagaaaaggagaaagaaaaacataacttTCTTTCTAGAAGTATAAAGTGTGGGAGATGCAGCCCTGTTTCAGTGAGAGAGAATTATGAGCACAGTCTTTTAGGTTTCCTGAAGTTATTCAGTGAAATTTAAGCCACTATGCAGAAGAAAAAGCCAATTTTCCTATAGtatagcttttattatattaGCCAAATATAAGCCAATTCTGAAAGTATTCCTAGAAGAGATAAGAGAAATCAGGCCAGACTTTGCAAATTTAGATGGTATGTGgggaaatgttttttatttttaaaaatatgtattctagtatatattaagaaaaatggaTATCTCAAACTAGTAATATTGTAGGTATTATTTAGAATGGAACTTTTAAGTGTCAATTAAAATGTCAATTAAATGTCAATGTcaagaaaaaacagtaaataattaATACTGTAACAGTGTTCTCCAGTGTGGCAAAGTCATTACCATGGTTCCTCAGTGgccaaaatctcagaaacaaTGAACGGAGGCGGAAAAATGGAAGCTTAACAATAACTTAATTTATCACTTTGCCACTAAAGCAAAGGTGAGACAGAAAAAAGGAACTTccttaaaataacttattttatatttgacaactttttaaatgtgcattttcTTTCTACATTACCAAAGGGCCTGGTTTCAGACATTCTGATCATGCTAGGGATTCAAACTTACTGTGTACTTCATACTTTCCCTACAAGGAGAACCAAAAAGCAGGtttttttcaaaagcatttgAATATCAGGTCAGGGTTCTTTAGAACAGGCCTCAGAGGATTTCCCCCTCAGTAAACAGGCTGCAAAGAGATAATTAGCCTGTCATTTTAGATTCCAGTGCAGAGGAACTAAAAGCAGGCTATGTGGTTACAGACTCAAGAGGCTTAAACGAAAACAAATTAAGTGAGTTTATGTTCCAACCAAATCTAGTGACCATGTGATCCAATTTCTCTTCAGCCCTTGAGTGGGACACGCTCCTGAGAGGTCACTCAGATTGTGCACCTTTGGTTATACTGTTTAGACTGAATCACGACATGAATAATCAACTATCTGACTAATCGACTATCTGGACACTAAAAACACAACcactgtaagaaaaagaaagccacaggcagacaaaatgttaacattttgacaTAAAACcacaatagaaaactaaaaaacatcAAGGCTGTTTGTCATAGACTCCCTATTATTCTTACCATTCAACATGGTAGCCaccaaattttgaattttaattcgTGTACATTGAAGTAGCcacagatattttatatatatatatatatatatatatatatatatatatattttttttttttttttgagacagcatctccctctgtcgcccaggctggagtgcagtggtgcaatctcggctcactgcaacctccgcctcctgggttcaaacgattctcctgcctcagcctcctgaatagcagggacagatatgaaatattttcatcactgcaAAAAGACTTATTGTAATATTCTAACTCCTACCTTAGAACCATGAACAAGTTTACCTGACCTGTTTCCATCCTCAACATCTAAATGTATTGATAGCTCTGGGGGACATACACACCAAACTAAGTTCTACTGCTGACTTCAGGATCACAAtagagttttattttcctttaaacttaaaaaaaaaacaaaaacaaaaacaaaaaaacctgcctTTAAGTGATGCAACAAGTATGCCTCAGAGTTTCATAATTAAAGAATGATTTACCTCTCCTCTGGGGCACTGAAGAACCCAGGTGCCTCAAATAAAAGACTATTAAAAACAATTACAATGCATAAAACAATAAGAACACCATGACCACTGGAGAGCTTAGTTCATAAGAACATaaatccttttcttccttttcaccaaAACCTCAGCTAACAAACAGGAAGACACTCAATAGGTATTCTCTGCAGagaacacttttaaaaaacaagttatgGTTATTCTGGATAATGACACATTCCTGCTTTGAAGGAATAAGATACACCGAAAAACCAAAACCCTTAATTCAACAATACCTGATATGGCttggatgtttgttccctccaaatctcacgctGAAATGTGATTTCCAATGTTAGAGGtgaggtctggtgggaggtgactggatcatggagatgaatccctcatgaatgatttGGCATCATCCTCTTGATGATAAGTGAGTACTCACTCAGTTAGTTCACTtgagatatggttgtttaaaagagtctgggacctcctcccgtctctctctcactcccaaCTCTCGCCATGTGACATACCTGCTCCCCCTTTCAGtatgattgtaagcttcttgaggccctcaccagaagcagataccaACACCACACTTCCTGTACACCCTGCAataccatgagccaattaaaactcttttcttataaattactcagtctcaggtattccaaATGGACTAACAGAACACCTGAATATCCAATTCCATTTCTTACTGCTGTTTTCTCTCTGAAAGGCTGAGAGAAATCtcattaaatttcattctttcttagagCTCTATTGCTTACTCATTGTATCATTTTCTAGAGGAAGATGGCAGAAGGATCCAATCAAACAAATTCCAAGTTTAAAGCAGTTTTTTGGGGTTTACGCCCAAGCCTCTGGTCCAGGCCAAATATAATATTTCCACACTGCTTTGGAAGCCCAGCTTAACTCTAACACAGGGTTCCCAAAAGCAGCACCACTGACATCTGGAGCCAGATACCTCCTTGTTATGGGGATTGCCCTGTGccttgcaggatgtttagcaaaCATCCCTAGCCTATCCTCACTAGATGTCAGCAATAGCTGCCACCAGCTGTGACGAGCAAAAATGTTTCCAAACATTGCCATgccctcaggatacaaaatcgtacctggttgagaaccactgctctaaccCAAGAAACATTCTTGGTTATCTCAACCCTAATTCTTCACATTCATTAGATGCTCATCCAAATCTCTGCATTCAGACTTTCTCTCACCATgaaactcagcaaatatttgtgaaACCTCTAAAACACAACATCAAGGGCTCTAGATAAATAAACAAGCAAGAGAGATTCCGTTCCTAACTCCAAGCAGGTTTCTTAGTAGATAAAGAATTGTAATAAAAGACGCCCAATTATATAATGTTTTGAATTGCTAATTGTTTCTCCCTGAAATCTCTCTCTCATCTCATCAAACTGAAAACACCTTGAGGACAAAGACCATAATCTGTCTGTGAGTACCAATACTTGATTCATggccaataaaaacaaacaattataGACTTCCTCATAACAAGATGACAATTTCATACAGACAGTAAAAACTTGTGCTAACTTGAACAGGTAAGTTAACCTTTCTCAGCTGTAGTTtgttcctctgtaaaatgggaagaaaacgATTGTTGACATGACTAAATcagaaaatataagtaaatttttttccaCCTGACACAGAATAAGCATTCAATACCTGTAggttatcattactattattttattagcAACAAATCCTACCTCAAGAGGAAGAGCTTGCTCTGGGCTACTATAATAAACCCCTACatgacattaaaaacaaacaaacaaacaaaaactatcacCCTGCATTCTGAGGGTAAGAGGAAGGAAAGTAAACACATCTCTACCAATGTCCTGGGAGGAAGTGAATGCAGGAATGAATTAGATGTCAGGGGGGAAAAGAAACACACTCATCTATCTAAAACGCGTGGGTATGTTCGCCATAAACACATGAGAACCTAAAGGGGAAGTAAAAACATGCTTAATTTGTAAATACTGGCGCATGCAAGGGACAAGCGTTATAAGACTTACCTTTCTGTGTTTACTTGCTTAGTCTTTTAGACATTATGCTTAGAATTTCTACTGCTATGTTAAATACATGCCAAcgatttttaatttaatacaaAGCAGAGTTcgtaagaaaaaaaggcaaaatttgtTAGGTGttttaaagtaaaagaatatAAAGTCATGGGAAAGAGCTGGgtgagttgtgtgtgtgtttgagtaaGGCAGCATTATGAGAGGGAAGATACTTGGGATCGGAGTAGAAGACAGAAAAAGGCACCATGTTGGAAGCCATACATCCAGGAACACCTCTGGCAGCACAGGAAGTTCAACTGAACAAAAAGTGACCTTACTGTCGCAATGGATGAGACGAGTATAGTGTCTACCATGGGCTACACACCAAATGCCTTAGACAAAgcagctcaagtaatcctcacaataatcctgtGAGGCAGATATTTTTAGTAATCACATTTTACAGACGCGGAAACAGGTTTCAGCCTCCAATCCAGGCACCCTGGCTCCACAGTAGTGCCGCAACCATTATACTTTATGGTGTCTATTTTAATTTCAGACctagaaaattaatttatatttggtACTTAATAAGACCAGTTCTCTCCCCTCTACCCTTTCGTATTTCAAAAGAGCATCCTTTCAGTTGCATCGTGTGTAGTGTTCAGGAGGCTGAAAGAAGAAAGTGTGATGGATGGACTCTTTTGTCTTTGGACACTGAAATAATATACACGGAGGAACTCGCGTTGGTAGAAATGGAGACGTCGTCCTGGACAAGAAGAGGGTGAGGGTCTTGAGAATGAGGGAAGTCGCCCAAATTTTTAATTCCTGCTCTTGCTTTGGCTACTGTATTCAAGCAAAAGACCCCAAAGACTACCTATTTCAACtctgcttttcatttttcccACTCTGAGCGACGGAGAGGATGGTAGCAAGGCCAGGAGGCCTATGTGCAGGGAGGCTAGGGCGAAGTGGGCTTCTGGCAGAGGAAGGCAAGGTTGCCAACCCGGATGGGGGCCGAGAGGCGCgtgggaaggctggggcaggggactGAGGTGGGGATAGGGTGGGGAGCGAGAAGTAGGGGGCGGCGAGGCCAGTAGGGTTCTGGTCGGCAGTCTAGATGTGATCAGCAGACGGAGGTGGGACCCGAACCCCGGCTGAAGCTGAAACTGAAGCTGAAGAGGCACCAGGGGCAGAGCCACCCTGTCACTACCATTTGGGCAGATCTCAGAAAGGAAGCGGGGCAGGAATCAAGGCATTTCGAAACAGGAGTAGAAAATAACCTCGAGCCCAGGGCCCGGGTGGTGGCAGCGGCGGGGAAGAGGCCCCGCGCGCGAAGGGGCTGCCGAGGTGGGTCCGCTCCGCCGGGGAGCCCAGGACAGAGCGCGGCGGAGGCTCGCGCCGTGGTGCGAGGCCCGGAGGCCGGGCGGCACCCACCCGCCAGCGCCCCGGCCTTGCGTACCTGAGGCGGCCGCCTGGCTCCCCTCCACTCCCTGGCAGTCCCCGACGCCGCCAGCCGACCCTGGGCGGGCTGTGGGGCTCCAGGAGCCCGGCCCCTCAGCCGCCTGCAGGTCAGACATCTGCAGCCCGCGCACGGAGCTCTCCGCTGCCAGCCGCCAGTGGCTCCGGAAACAGCCGAAGGCCGAGCGAGCGCCGAGCACAGCCGAGCGCAGCCTGCAGGCCGGAAGAAGCGGCGCGGCGGTCGCTTGAAAAGCTAGCTGACCCAGGGGTGGCCACAGGAGCTCTGGCCCGCTGAGGCTGGCGATGCGGCCGCGGGGAGGGTTACTGCGTGCCTCTGACAGAGGATTTTTAAAGTCAGGGCttgaaagaacaaacaaaacctgggGAAAAGTCAGGAAGACACTGCCGGAAATCGTGGTATCCATAGAGACGCTATCGGAAGTTGGGGTTGCTAGGAAGCCGCGGCGCGTCTGCTAAGCTGCAAATGGCTGAAGTCCCGGAGGATTATGATTCCGGCCCAGATGAAGATGGAGAGCCGGAGCCTGAGAGGCCTGAACTGCTTGGACTTAATAAATTGTATGAAAATGCCGAACCAGACACCATGGCAAAGGCAGACTCGAAGCTACCAGCAGAGATTTACCAAGAGCCACAGCCAGAGACCGAGGAAGAGGACTTCAAAGAGGGGGAGCCAGACAGTGCTAAGAACGTGCAGCTGAAACCTGGCGGGACGTCCCAGGAAGGAATTGCCAGGAAATCGAAGAGAGACATACCAAGCGAAACTCAACCAGGGATACCCCAAAAGGTAAAGTGGGAAACATCCAGAGAGATGGGAGAGTTTTTCAAAGATTTGGAGGCCCCTATGGATGAAACGCATGAAGAGTCAGACCTAGAGCCACCAGTGGAGGCTAAACCAAATGTTACAGAGGATGTGTTCCTAGAGTCAGCTATGGAAACAGATCCAGATCCAGTGCCACCAACGGAAACCATGTCTGAGGTTTTGGGAGCCACGGTCAGAGAGATAAATTTAGAATTACTAGAGGAGGAGACTGAACCGGGGGTTCCAGAGGAATCACTTAGAGTGCAACATGAAGAGACAGGTCTGGAGGCTCCAGAGCAGACCAAACCAGATTTTCTAAGTGAGAaaccaggagaatcacttgaagagACAGATCTTCAGCCACCAAAGATGACCAAACCAGAGATTCCAGAGGAGACACAAAGAgagtcaactgagaagaaaaggACAGAGCCACCCGAGCAGGCTAGACCGGAATTTCCAGAGAAGGAACCAAGAAAGTCTAGTGAGGAGGCAagtctagagcctccagaagagaCTCAACCAGAGGTTCCAGAGGAGATGCAAAGAAAGGCAACTGAGGAGAAAGGGACAGAACTACCTGAGCAGACTAAACCAGACTTTCCAGACCACAAGCCAAGAAAGTCTACTGATGAGAACGTTCCTGAGCCACTAGAAGAGATCAAATTAGAGTTTCCTGAGGAAGAATCAAGAAAACCAAATGAGGAAACAATTCTAGAACAATCAGAAATAATGAAACCAGAAAGTCCAGAAGAGATAAAAAAgtcaaatgaggaaaaaaatccacAGCCACCAGAGGAGACTGGTCTAGTGCTACCACAGGAGATCAACCCACAAGttgaagagaaaacacaaataaagccAACTGAGGAGAAAATTCTAGAGTTACCAGATGAAACCAAACCAAGAGAGACACATGTAGAATTTTCCAAGGAAGACAGGCCAGAACCAATAAAGTCTAAGTATTCTGTAGGAAACGATGAGCTAGAGCACCATGAGCCTAAAAGAGGAAAGTTGTCACTAAGTGACGAATTTAGAAAAGAATATTACGCATTAGGATCTATCAGAGAAAGTGAAGAATCAATTGGTACACATTATGAGTTTTTGCAACCACTCCAAAAATTGCTTAATGTCAGTGAAGAATGCTCATACTCAGATCCCTCAGAGTCTCAGACAGAATTAAGTGAGTTCGTTCGTGAAAAGGAAGTTGTAGATTTGTCCCACGAGTTGAAGGAACTGGTCTCTGAAGATGACAAAACCCAGCCAGAAAAAGGGACTGAGTTACAATTTGAGCATCTTAATTGGGATCCAGAGGAAGTTGCAGAGTGGATTAGCCAGCTAGGCTTCCCTCAATACAAGGTATACAAAAATAAGATGTTTTGAAATCACATGCTGTCATCCGTCTACCTCTTATTCCTTCTAACTTGGCCTGAGCTCTTAACTCTTTACCGGAAGGAGGATCAAAAAGTCCTGGACTGTGGTAGAGGTAACTTGGATTTTAATTTTGGCCTTGCCACTgatgtatatttgtattttgggagaggaagggagggtcacatcagtttgtttttcctcttccAGTGATTACACTTCTCTGCAATCCTTGAGTAAAAGACCAAGAAGAGTATATagatctcctttcttttttttttttttttttgagacacaatctcactcttgccaaggttggagtgcagtagcacgatctcggctcactgcaagctccaccttccccaggttcacgccattctcctgcctcaacctcctgagtagctgggactgggactacaggcgcccgccaccatgcccggctaattttttgtatttttagtagagacggggtttcactgtgttagccaggatggtctccatctcctgacctcgtgatccaccagcctcagcctcccaaagtgctgggattacaggcgtgagccaccgtgcctggccttcgaCCTCCTTTCatagaaaactgtatttttaagtagatttTGTTCAGGGTAGGCTTTTTGGTACTTTGTCAAGTTATTTTAGTGGCAGCTCCCTTGCTTTCAACTTGTgctattactttttaaagtgCCCCAAATATGTCACATGTATCATGAGCACTTAAGTGTATTAATTCAAGTTAGCCAGTTAACCAAAACTAGTTTTAGTAAAAAAACAGTGTAAACCTCTTCTTTCACTGATGCCAACTAGGTTTAAGGCTACCACAAAACAATACAAGATCTGAAACCTTTTGTACCTACTATACTTACAAATGTAATTGAGACATGAAGAAGCACTTGTTGTACCATGCCCAAAAAACAGTTAAAGAGCAGTGTAAAATTTAATAAAGAGCTTACATGGAAAAATTGTGCCATTATTGGGATAGAAAGTAAAtttaagctactcaggaggctggggcgggaggactgcttaagtccaggagttcgaggctgcagtgagctatgactgtggcactgcactcgagcctggatgacagagcaagaccctgtctctaaaaaagaaaaaaacaaaagaaaataatatttttttctcagggtACAACAAACAtgacttcttcccttcctcccccttctctccctttcttccttctatttGCAGTACATTTTTTAAGTAATGTCCTTGTTGTATTGACAGGAGTGTTTTATTACAAACTTCATCAGTGGCCGAAAACTCATTCACATCAACTGCTCAAACCTCCCTCAGATGGGGATAACAAACTTTGAGGACATGAAGGTGAGTTGTGTCCAAAGTTTCCCTACAGAGCACTGTTAACAGCGCCACCATCTGTCTCAAACCAACCTTTTTTTCCTCCAACCTGGCCTCCCACTTCTGTCAATGGTGTCATCATAATTCCAGTCCCTCAGGCTCACGTTGGttgcctcctctttctcctttgatCCCCATAAATATTCCAAGAACTGTCCATTGCTCCTGTGGCACTTACACCGTCTGGCTTTCTTCATTCCCACTTTTCAGACCTTATGGCTTCATGGCCTAGAACACCACAGTGGCCTCCCGCTTTTAGCCTGTCTCCATGGACCCTTTGGATTCAAGGGCCCTGCTTTTATGCTCTCACTTTCCACCTACTTATGTACTATTCAGAAACCTTCTTTGGATCCCTTCTGCTTACTAAGATAGTCTCAGCTCCCTAGTGTAGAATTTAAGGCCCTCCACAAGTTCTCTCCCCTATCACTCCTCCACATGAATTTTGTGCTCCAGCCTACCACCAGGTCTAACTCACACCTTCACAAACCTGCCTGGTGCATTCTTCTCTCTATGTCTTTGCTCAGTTCCCCCATCCTCTGTATTACTAATATGAATCTTAATCATCCTTCAAGACCAATTCCTCATTTGCATCTCCCCAAGAAGTCTTTCATAACATTCCCAGCCCACAGTAGCCCCCATCCCAAGTTCTCATGACATTTCGTGTCTCTGACACCCATTTGGCACTTATATAACACCATATGTATTTTGCCTGCTTTGCTGCTAACTTTGAAACAAGCTACATTAACCACTCTGAGCATCAATTTTCTAAAATCTCCAGCACCAACAGTTCATGATTATTCTCCTTTGCATAACAGTATCCTCCATTTGTAGTGCTTTGCAATTTACAAAGCGTCACAAACAATCTCACATGTAACCTCTCCTTTAGCACCCCACCCCAATAACCCTCCAAGAATGGACAGTTCTTGGCATAACCATGGTTTTGCTCAGCACACCCATGCCCAGAAATGTACCACctcagtgttttccaaacttgGGTCATCTTCAGAATCAAATGagattttttgaaaaagataCATTCCTAGGCTTCATCCTCCAGAGATTTTGATTCATTAGGGCTGGGTAGGCCCTGGAATCTCTTCCCTAGATGACTCTTCAACAGGCCTTATAACCCTATAATTACATAAGTCATATGgtttagaaataagaaaactacACTTGTGAATACCTGAGTCCTTTTACTAGCAACAAGATATAAcgaaactttttaaattattaaacatataGTCCTAACTGAGCGTTTACTTTCTTGAATTCTGCTAATAGCTATGCTTTGCTGAGAGCTTACTGTGTTTGGGGCCtcttatatgtattatttcactaattcccattttatagaagagaaaactggGGCCCAGAAAGGTGAAACAACTTAACAAGCTATTCAGATAATacgttttttctgttttttgtctttgtttttgttttttttgagacagggtctcgctctgtcacccaggctggagtgcagtggtgtaacctcggctcacttcaacctccgtctcctgggtttaagcgattctcctgcctcagcctcccaagtagctgggactacaggtgtgcaccaccatgcccagctaattttttcttcttgttgttttcttggggtttttttttgagacagagtctcactctgttgcccaggctggagtgcagtggtgcgatctcagctcattgcaacctccacctcccgggttcaagcgattttcctgtctcagcctcccgagtagctggacctacaggcacgtgccaccacgcccagctaatttttgtatttttagtagagatggggtttcactgtgttagccaggatggtcttgatctcttgacctcgtgccctgcccgcctcggcctctcaaagtgctgggactacaggcgtgagccaccgcgcctggcctaatttttgtatttttaatagagacagggtttcatgatattggccaggctggtctcaaactcc
It includes:
- the SAMD15 gene encoding sterile alpha motif domain-containing protein 15 isoform X1 encodes the protein MAEVPEDYDSGPDEDGEPEPERPELLGLNKLYENAEPDTMAKADSKLPAEIYQEPQPETEEEDFKEGEPDSAKNVQLKPGGTSQEGIARKSKRDIPSETQPGIPQKVKWETSREMGEFFKDLEAPMDETHEESDLEPPVEAKPNVTEDVFLESAMETDPDPVPPTETMSEVLGATVREINLELLEEETEPGVPEESLRVQHEETGLEAPEQTKPDFLSEKPGESLEETDLQPPKMTKPEIPEETQRESTEKKRTEPPEQARPEFPEKEPRKSSEEASLEPPEETQPEVPEEMQRKATEEKGTELPEQTKPDFPDHKPRKSTDENVPEPLEEIKLEFPEEESRKPNEETILEQSEIMKPESPEEIKKSNEEKNPQPPEETGLVLPQEINPQVEEKTQIKPTEEKILELPDETKPRETHVEFSKEDRPEPIKSKYSVGNDELEHHEPKRGKLSLSDEFRKEYYALGSIRESEESIGTHYEFLQPLQKLLNVSEECSYSDPSESQTELSEFVREKEVVDLSHELKELVSEDDKTQPEKGTELQFEHLNWDPEEVAEWISQLGFPQYKECFITNFISGRKLIHINCSNLPQMGITNFEDMKAISRHTRELLEIEEPLFKRSISLPYRDIIGLYLEQKGHTGIKSDSLTLSEFVKAAGLQDYAPEITAPEENEELPCTEP
- the SAMD15 gene encoding sterile alpha motif domain-containing protein 15 isoform X3, which encodes MAEVPEDYDSGPDEDGEPEPERPELLGLNKLYENAEPDTMAKADSKLPAEIYQEPQPETEEEDFKEGEPDSAKNVQLKPGGTSQEGIARKSKRDIPSETQPGIPQKVKWETSREMGEFFKDLEAPMDETHEESDLEPPVEAKPNVTEDVFLESAMETDPDPVPPTETMSEVLGATVREINLELLEEETEPGVPEESLRVQHEETGLEAPEQTKPDFLSEKPGESLEETDLQPPKMTKPEIPEETQRESTEKKRTEPPEQARPEFPEKEPRKSSEEASLEPPEETQPEVPEEMQRKATEEKGTELPEQTKPDFPDHKPRKSTDENVPEPLEEIKLEFPEEESRKPNEETILEQSEIMKPESPEEIKKSNEEKNPQPPEETGLVLPQEINPQVEEKTQIKPTEEKILELPDETKPRETHVEFSKEDRPEPIKSKYSVGNDELEHHEPKRGKLSLSDEFRKEYYALGSIRESEESIGTHYEFLQPLQKLLNVSEECSYSDPSESQTELSEFVREKEVVDLSHELKELVSEDDKTQPEKGTELQFEHLNWDPEEVAEWISQLGFPQYKECFITNFISGRKLIHINCSNLPQMGITNFEDMKK
- the SAMD15 gene encoding sterile alpha motif domain-containing protein 15 isoform X2, with amino-acid sequence MAEVPEDYDSGPDEDGEPEPERPELLGLNKLYENAEPDTMAKADSKLPAEIYQEPQPETEEEDFKEGEPDSAKNVQLKPGGTSQEGIARKSKRDIPSETQPGIPQKVKWETSREMGEFFKDLEAPMDETHEESDLEPPVEAKPNVTEDVFLESAMETDPDPVPPTETMSEVLGATVREINLELLEEETEPGVPEESLRVQHEETGLEAPEQTKPDFLSEKPGESLEETDLQPPKMTKPEIPEETQRESTEKKRTEPPEQARPEFPEKEPRKSSEEASLEPPEETQPEVPEEMQRKATEEKGTELPEQTKPDFPDHKPRKSTDENVPEPLEEIKLEFPEEESRKPNEETILEQSEIMKPESPEEIKKSNEEKNPQPPEETGLVLPQEINPQVEEKTQIKPTEEKILELPDETKPRETHVEFSKEDRPEPIKSKYSVGNDELEHHEPKRGKLSLSDEFRKEYYALGSIRESEESIGTHYEFLQPLQKLLNVSEECSYSDPSESQTELSEFVREKEVVDLSHELKELVSEDDKTQPEKGTELQFEHLNWDPEEVAEWISQLGFPQYKECFITNFISGRKLIHINCSNLPQMGITNFEDMKPQNQPCF